The sequence ctggcttaaatcaatgactcggcatatccaaacttcttgcggattatcagtggacaagaatccaatcacactgtatgaagataatgccgcatgtgttgcccaaatgaaagaaggatacatcaaaagtgacagaactaaacatattcctcctaaattctttgcatacactcaagagctggagaagaataaagatattgatatctgttacattcaatcaagtgagaactcatccgatctcttcacaaaggcacttcccacggcgatattcagaaaacacatttataatattgggatgcgcaatctacgaaatatgtgaagaatcattcatgttgacatcagggggagtttacgtggctgcactcttttttccttactatggtttttgtcccaatgggtttttcctagtaaggtttttaacgaggcagtatacaacacgtaatggagatagtcattctatcatgatcatcatcacaagggggagtgttgaaaatatatataaatatattattatttattgttgaatgttgaaggttgaaagttgaaaattgagttgtaaaatattgaaaattagtgtgtgatgatgtaattaatgatgtattaatttttgactaatctccaattgagatctataaataggtctctccatttgtgtagaaaaatacaattgtgaagagagaaaaaatttataaagtgtagaatttgataaattttgagtttttgagtttttactttttaccgtaaatttttactttttcacaacatatGGTTGTTTtagttaaattattttattttttttagaagggagttaaattatttttagtagcttaaatataataaaaattgatCAATATTATACCTTACGTGTCTcacttatttaatatataataatataatattctcTTATGAATCTCGTCTCTATTAAATTAAAATCATCAACACTCTCATTTAATAAAATCGAACTGGAAAaatgttttatataatttatttttttaaacccTTTCTTAAtctacattaaaaaaaaaacatatacttaaataaataagtagCTTCCACACAACTGGAACTTAGCGTCTCTTTCTCCTTCCCGATCAAGCATGAAGATTCTTCCCATCCCCTGCTTGGATGACAACTACTCCTACCTGTATTAGCTTGCTTGCGTGAATTTAACAAAACCCGTTTCAGTTTCTTGGCGGAGGAAAAATTTGTCAGCTGTTAATTTGGAATTTCGTTTGGTGTATTGCTGTTTGATTCTGTTTGTTGGGTTTGCAGGATTTTTGATGAGATTACTAAACAAGCAGCCGTAGTGGACCCGGTGGAGCCTCCCAAGATTCTTCGTGTAGCTCAAGAAAATGGGGTTGACCTTAAGCTTGTCCTCACTACCCATCACCACTGGTTATTCTTTTCTTCTGTTTTTTTTGTAGCTATTGTTTGTGTGGGCTGTTGGTTTTCCTATACTCCGTTCGTATTTTGTAGGCAATATGTTTGTGTTTTTGTCTGATTGGTTTTCCCCATTTAAGAGATGGGTTCCCATGATGATCTGCACCTAGCTGGTTGTgctaaaaaaatttcacattcttGTCTTAATACTATATTTTCTATATTAGCTTGAGGCACGTGtcattttaaaataaaagtttaattttttttgaggtGGAACATGTTTATAAGGTCGAAAGGAAGTGGAGAAAATGGTCAGTGTTTTGGAATTCATTTTTTGTAGTATCGAATCAAATGACGATAATTTGTCGATGTGAGAAATTAGAATTTCTCCTACCAGTTCATACTTCATGCATGTGTATGTGCTGACAAAAACTTATTGCATCCGGCAGGGATCATGCTGGTGGCAACGACAAGATAAAGCAGTTGGTACCCGATATTAAGATATACGGTGGCTCTACAGATAATGTACAGGGATGTACTAACAAAGTTGAAAATGGCGATAAATTGTCCCTTGGGGATGATATTAATATATTGTCTCTCCATACTCCATGGTATtttctgcatacctttcttcaTTGATATGTGCTTTACTTTACTTTATTTACCGCTACTAATACTATCTCTATGCCATCGTCATTGTTGTTTTATTTAACATCTTTTGGTGGTACGTTCGACGTAGTGAAATTTATGGAATTGTTTAGTTATGCATTGACTGAAAAACTTTCATAATATTACCATGTACTTTCAATTGATTACTTGTCTTGCAATTTAGTTTTGTTCTGTTCATACCATGATCTAAATCATACATGTATTTGATTTCATCACTGTTAAATGATTTATTTCCATGTGACTTCTTCTTACAACTGAAACTTGTTCCTGAATGTGTTGAGAGTATCTTGATCGTGCTCTAATTTATTTATGGCTTTGATAGATATGTAAGGGTGTTGTGTTTCTGCTATTGCTAATCCTTATTTTATCATCGTGTCTTTGTTGATCTCTTTAGCCATTGTGTTTCTTTGTTTGGATTTCAGCCATACAAAGGGTCATATCAGTTACTTTGTCACGGGCAAAGAGGGAGATGATCCTGCTGTCTTTACTGGAGACACATTGGTGAGCCAGAAAGTTTCATCTTTGGACTTGTTGCTATAAATTTGACACTTTTTTGCGAATTATTTACCCATGGGAAACTTGAAATTAGATTTTGTGGTATTAGTATCAAGGCATGATTATTTGGTCTGGACCGATATGATGAACATGTCAAGCTAAAACTTCCTGGAAAACTGGAGCTTTTGCTTTTGTTATCTTGTTATCCCATTGGCTTGAGCAAACTCGTTCGCTTTATGTGTTGGGCTTTCtgataaattaaatacaatTCTCATTCCTTATCCTTGTTATGAGTCTACAGTTCATAGCTGGCTGTGGGAAGTTTTTTGAAGGCACTGCCGAGCAGATGTATCAATCACTATGTGTTACCCTCGGTTCTTTGCCAAAGCCAACTCAAGTCTATTGTGGACATGAGGTGAGAAATGTTTTCAAGAAGTTTCCAATGTTTAGTTTCATGACTCAACCAAAAATAGAAACTCCTATCAATGCTCATGATCATGCTCCACCGACCACCAGATTTCCTTTTGATTCTAATTTTCACTATCAAAGTTGGGGCAGAGTTATTCACTTGACCAATGTTATGTTTTTTGTTATCATGGCAACTCttgtgtttaatttttattcatattttaaatgCCCACAGTATACCGTGAAGAACTTGCAGTTTGCTTTGACAGTAGAACCAGAAAACGCAAAGATCTCCCAAAAATTAAAGTGGGCTGCGCAGAAGAGAAAAGAGGGCCTACCTACCATTCCCTCAAGCATCGAAGAAGAATTCGAGACTAATCCTTTCATGCGTGTTGACCTACCCGAGGTTCAGGTAATGAGTTACTTCTATCAATGCTTAGATTCATTGGGGAATCCATCACCCCCATTCCCTCCCCTATACATATTCAAAATTATGCTTTCATCCCTTGTAACTTTTTCGAGCTTTTTTCCCCCCTATTAGAAACATCTGCATCTGCCACTGACTAGCTCGAGTGTGATAGTCTATCAACTTTATATCCAATCAGTTTTGCATCTTTCAACTTTTAATGCAAACCAGGCATATTTTTATGTGGAGTGTTAACATGAAAAACTTGGTTGTGCAGGAAAAAGTCGGGTGCACGTCTCCAGTTGACGCTCTCCGAGAAATAAGACAGCGAAAGGATAACTGGAGAGGTTGATCTACAAAGGCACGATAACTTGTTTTGCATGAGACGAATTCTGAGTtcgttataataataataataataataataataataataataataataataatagtgtgAAGTTCTTCATGCAACTTTAGTTCGATTGTAATCTCTTTCCTGTATTTTGATACGGACATTGCTCAAGACATGAAACCATTTCCATGTTTTAgcattattaatattaattatttgtgTTAGTTAATTTGATTTGATGAATAAGTCAAGATGGTTGTTGTGATTCTCCGTATTTATTGCATTATTGTTATTTAGTATTGTAAAGACTATTATATATAGTCTGAGCTGTTATGAATAAAAGGGTATTAGGAGTCAAATTGTTTTCTTCTACTCTTCCCCTCCCTTCCTCTAGTAAAGTTTCTTATCAGTGGTACCAGAGACGGTTTCGACCATGGACACTCGAGGCAAAACTAATGCCGAATTCCGTAACGAGGTCCATGAAATCTTAGCCCGACATGAGTCCAATTTTGATCAGGTTAATAGTGCTATACAAACAGTACTAACTGAGCTTCAAGCTCTGCGAAGCTTCCGGAACTCACATGATAGCCACCTTGAATTTAACCCATTCGGCTCAGGGGGCCCTTCACAATCTACAAACTCTTCTGGGCCTATAACCCATAACCACATTCATCAACCTCTTAAATTGTCCTTTCCCAAATTCAACGGAGAAGACCCCACCGGTTGGATTTACAAGGCATCCAAAATATTGCACCGGAGAGACAAGTTCAACTAGCTTCTTTTCACTTAGAGGGCATTGGTCTACAGTGGCACCGATGGATGACAAAATTTCAAGGACCACTTACATGGCGTGAGTTCACTAAAGCGCTGCTACAACGCTTTGGTCCAACAGATTATGAAGACCCATCCGAGGCCCTGTCTCGGCTGAAACAAACCTCCCCAAAAATTTTCTCATCGGTTGTTTTGTTGCTGGGCTTCGAGATGATATTCGTATTGATGTGAAAATTAAACAACCCAGTACCTTGGCCTGATCGAGGAACGAAATCTGTTACACAGGAAACCAGGCCAATCAATTCGTTCCCCACCAGCTTTAATGCCACCACCAACTACTGTCAACCCGAATGCTGGTCTCCTCGGCCCTCCACCAAATACACGTATAAACCCAAGCACCAATACTGCTCCAGCCCCAATCCGCAGGATAACCAATCAAGAAGCCCGTGATCGACGGGAAAAAGGGTTATGTTATTATTGTGATGAGAAGTTCGCTCCAGGTCATCGTTGTGTACGACCCCAGTTATTTATGATTGAAGATCTTCCAAATCTAAGCCTTGAATATCACCATGATCAACCAGAAGCCGAGAGTGGCgacgtcattcctgaatttttttttcatgcaaTGGCGGGaaccaaccatccacaaaccaTTCGTGTCTTGGGCAAGCtgaaaaatacaaatataaTCGTGCTCATCGATGGTGGTAGTACTCATAACTTCATTGATCAAGCCATCGTTACTAAGTATGGACTCCCAATGGATCGGGACAAACGGTTCCAAGTAATGGTAGCCAATCGTGAGAGGATAGAATGTGTCGGACTGTTATGGATTAAGCCGGAacgatcatgacgataataattgcggaataaaaacaatcaacaaggacaccaagatttacgtggttcacccaatataagctacgtccacggagctgctgtaatatttataaccggagaaatattacaagtgtatacaaaacactatatctcaccatacccaaaccccgagtattatcgagaaataattctctaactcacaagagatctctctctttattttcttctctctttgttaatacaaaagaagagaagaatgggATAATAAAAACTGAAGGAATGGAAGCCAATTTATAGGAGGAAGAAACCGCGTCGAATTAAATACAAAGCATTTAATATATATTCCCAGCTTCCACCTACCGCCACCTAACAAttctcccacttgaagacttgattcCAATCATGACTTCACACAGTCAATGCAGCAGCTCGGGCTTTCTCTCTTATGCTTGCAGTCCAACTGAAGTCGAGCATAACTTCAGTTTGTCAGTGGTCACCGcctttgtgaacatatcagctGGATTTCTGCTTCCAGGAATCTTCTCAAGCATCAAGATTCCATCTTCCAAAACTGATCTGATGAAATGGTACCGAACCTGCATATGCTTCGTCCTAGCATGATaaacaggattctttgccaaatGAATAGCACTCTGACTGTCATAGTGTAATGTGCTATCCTCAAGCTTCTGACCCAATTCCTCAAGAAATGATCTCAACCATATCATCTCCTTGCTAGCTTCTGTCACTGCAACATACTCAGCTTCAGTAGTCGAAAGTGCAACAATCTTTTGCAACTTGGATACCCAGCTTACTGCCGTACCACCcaatgtgaacacatatccagtagtACTCTTCCTACCATCTAGGTCACCACCCATGTCGGCATCTACAAAATCTTGTAAGCCTGAATTTGACTTTCTGAAGAATAGATATGAACCGATAGTACCTTTCAAATATCTAAGAATCCACTTCACAGCTTCCCAGTGTTGTTTCCCTGGATTGCTCATAAACCTGCTCACAACTCCCACTACATGTGATATGTCTGGTCTGGTGcacaccattgcatacatgaggcttCCGACAGCAGAGGCATAAGGAAccttattcatataagcatgctcCTGCTCCGTCGATGGTGATTGAGCTTTGGTTAGTTTGAAATGACTAGCCAAAGGAGTACTAACCGGTTTTGCTTCATCCATGTTGAATCTGCTAAGCACCTTTTTCACGTAGTCTGCCTGAGATAACTTCAAGACTCCGTTCACCCTATCTCTCAAGATCCTCATACCAAGAATTTGTTTTGcagctcccaaatccttcattgcaaATTCTTTTGATAACTCTCTTTTGAGTTTATCAATCTCCTCCAGACAAGATCCTGCTATcaacatgtcatccacatatagcagtagaatgatataagaaccatcaatcttcttcacataacaacagtgatccgcctggcacctcaggaaaccgttgttattcatgaatccgtcaaacttcttgtaccactgtcttggagcttgtttgagaccgtacaagctcttctgaagtttgcataccatttTCTCCTTCTCTCGTACTTCAAATCCctgtggctgcttcatataaatttcttcatctaGGTCACCATGAAGAAATGCCGTCTTTACATCCAACTGCTCCAGATGTAAGTTTTCATTCGCCACTAATCCAAGTACAGTTCTGATAGTGGTCAGCTTCACCACTGGAGAGAAAATCTAGGTGTAATCAACGCCTTCCCGCTGTTGAAAACCTTTCACAACAAGTCTCGCTTTGTACCGCTTGCTACCATCAACTTCTTCTTTGATCCGGTACACCCACTTGTTGTGTAATGCCTTTTTGCCTTCCGGAAGTTCTGTCATCTCCCATGTctgattggatgacagtgaatccatctcgtctttcatggctaactcccacttggttgaatcatcattttgcatcgcTTCTTCAAAGGTTTTCGGTTCACCTTTATCAGTTAGCAAAATATAGTGAAGTGCAGGGGAGTATTTCTGAGGTGGTCTGATTGTTCTTGACGATCTCCTGAGTTCAATTACCGGAGTTTGTGGGTCAGCTTCTTGTGCAGTTTCTTCTTCCTGATTACTAACCTCTGACTCATTCACAGGAATATCAATCAATGGCACTTCATTTGACTTCTGGACTTCAGGACATTTATTTCCAGTTGGAATGTCTGAGTTGTCCTTGTACAAAACTTGCTCATTGAAAATGACGTCTCTGCTCCGAATGATCTTccgattttggtcatcccagaaccaataaccaaactcattatctccataaccaataaagaaacacttcttagatttcggatcaagtttcgttctgttggctgaatcgatgtgaacatatgagagacaaccaaacactttcaagaacgaaaggtttactcctttgccgctccagacctcctctggtattctgcaatcaagtggtaccgaaggtcctctgttgatcagatatgctgcagtgttaactgcatcagccCATAATGATTTTGGCAGTCCagcgtgcaatctcatgctcctggcTCGCTCATTCAGGGTCCTGTTCATTCTCTCAGCtacaccattctgttgaggtgtaccaagaatggttttctccatcttgatcccgTTCTGTGCACAATATTTcttgaactcaaaatcttcatattctccaccattatcagaccgtaaacacttcatcttcaagttggtctcattctccaccatgactttccacctcttaaaggtctcgtaaacatcagatttatttttcagaaaataaacCCAAACCTTCCTGCTCGAATCGTCGATGAATGTGACATAGTATCGTGAGCCTCCGAGAGATGTCACAGGAGATGGCCCCCACACGTTAGTATGAACCAGCTCCAACTTTGCTGCTTTTGGTTCTCTACCGCCTTTCGAAAAGCTCACCCTTTTCTGTtttccaagaacacaactttcacacagtttgtgttcgacagtttttaactccggtagcttcccttttgacatcagcatcttcattcccttctcactcatatgtccaagtctacaaTGCCATAGACTTGAGTTAGCTCCAGTATCCACAGCTGCTAACATGTCTCTGCAACTGAAAGTCATGTAGAGAGTTCCAGTTTTCGTTCCTCGAGCAACTATCATAGCTCCTTTGCTCactttccaagagccatcaccaaaggtcactttatggccttcgtcatcgagctgtcccactgagatcagatttcgggtcaactttggtacatgtctcactttgttgagcttccagatggatccttttgacattttcaaactgaTATCACCCATACCAGCTATTTCCAATGGTTTTACATCAGTCAGGAAAATTTTTCCGTAATTACCAGCAATGTAATTACTGAATACCTCACGATCACCGGTGGTATGAAATGAAGCTcccgaatccataacccaagaatcaaccgggctttccatggatagtactaaggcatcatgtacatcctcagtaacaacatttgcattattcttgggtgatctgcagtcctttttcatgtgaccagtttcaccacagctccagcacttcaatttcttttcaaaggtatttttttcttttccagtTCTTGATTTGGATCTGTCATGCCATTGGTTAGAACCTTTTTCGCTACTCCTGCCCCTACTTCTGTTTTCAAGATTTAGGGCAGATCTCGATGATGTTGCTTCTCCCGAATCCCTCCTatgaacttcttcaccaaggattcaatctctgacatcattgaattgtaactttccctttccagcagaattgctaaccgctgcccgcatcggctcccaaGCATTTGGCAAAGACGCCAATAGAATAAGTGCTCGAATttcatcatcaaatttaatttcaaccgatgttagttgagaaacaatcgtgttgaattcattgatgtgtgctgccaccgaagcaccttcctccatctttaagttgaataactttttcatgaggaacaatttattatttgctgatggcttctcgtacatgtccgacaaaatggacatcatttcctccgtggtttttgcctccgccacgttgtgtgccacgttctttgttagggtcaatcgtattacccctaacacttgtcggtcaagaagctcccactcatcatcctccatcttttctggcttcaccccggatagaggttgatgtagttTCTTGCTATTGagataatctttaatctgtaaccgCCAGAACGTGAAATCTGTACCGTCGAACTTATTCATTCCAGGTCCCGATCCGTCATTTCCGACCATCGCTTCTAttgccttaataaaatttcaaaaaaatcttttctgatgtggaagatcagacaaagctgcaaccacagagcatactcagaattttaagaaatttttcaccaaggctcccgaacaccgtaacagctctgataccagttgttatggattaAGCCGGAacgatcatgacgataataattgcggaataaaaacaatcaacaaggacaccaagatttacgtggttcacccaatataggctacgtccacggagctactgtaatatttataaccggagaaatattacaagtgtatacaaaatactATATCTCACCATACccaaaccccgagtattaccgagaaataattctctaactcacaagagatctccgaaaaaaaaaacactcttttttttttctctctttattttcttctctctttgttaatacaaaagaagagaagaatgggATAATAAAAACTGAAGGAATGGAAGCCAATTTATAGGAGGAAGAAACCGCGTCGAATTACATGCAaagaatttaatatatattcccAGCTTCCACCTACCGCCACCTAACACGGACAATGTCGATACCTTTCCATCTTCATTCAGGGCCACTCCATCACAGCAGATTTTTTCATTCTTCCTGTTGCAGCCTGCCAGTTAGTTTTGGGTGTACAATGGCTTGAAACTCTGGGGCCCATCGAGACAGATTACAAACTGTTGACCATGACATTTCATGATGGTCAGATTTCCCACACTTTTCAGGGACTGAAGCAAGCAAGCATTGAAGCTTTGACAGACAAAGAGTTTAACAACTTACAAGGTATTGGTCACTTCTTCCAAATTATTCCATCTGAAAATATGACTCATCTGAATGCATATGCACCAGACATCAGCCATCTCCTACTTGAATTTTCCCACATTTTTGAAACACCCACCAGCTTGCCTCCGAAGCGTCCTCATGATCATCACATTCCATTACAACCCAATGTCGAGCCAGTGAGTGTACGACCCTATCGATACCCTCACTATCACAAAACCAAAATAGAACAAAAGGTGAAGGAGCTCTTACAGTCTGGGTTGATAAGACCTAGTAACAGTCCCTTATCATCTTCAGTACTACTGGTGAAAAAGGCGGATGGCGATTGGAGATTTTGTGTAGATTATCGAGCCTTAAATAACATCATGATTAAGGATAAATATCCGATTCCGGTGATCGATGAGCTTCTAGCTTCATGGAGCTGAATTCTTCTCAAAATTGGATTTACGAGctggttaccatcaaattcgAGTACACGAGGATGACATTACAAAAACGGCTTTCAGGACACATGCagggcattatgagtttattgtgatgccatttggccTCACAAATGCACCTGCTACCTTCCAAAGTCTCATGAACGACCTTTTTCGCCCTTATCTCCGAAAGTTTATATTGGTAttctttgatgatattttaatcTACTCACCAACTTGGAAGGATCATCTATCACATTTGCGGACAATTTTGACAATCTTATCAGCTAACCATTTTTTTGTGAAGGAATCAAAATGTCGATTTGGAGTTTCGCAGGTTGATTACTTAGGCCACATTATTTGGGCGCAAGGCGTAGCAGTTGACCCCACCAAAATACAAGCGGTGTTAGAATGGCCTAAGCCAACTACTGTAAAGGGAGTGCGGGGATTCCTTAGATTAGCCGGCTATTATCGGAAGTTCATCCGAAATTTTGGATGCATTGCTGCTCCTCTACATCAACTCTTGACCAAGGATGGATTTCAATGGAATGCAGCTACCGAGTCAGCATTCAAACAATTGAAGGAAGCTTTGATTTCACCCCAGTGCTATGCCTTCCAGATTTCTCCCAACGCTTCGTGATTGAATGTGATGCGAGTGGAAAAGGAATCGGTGCTATTCTCTCTCAGAACAATCGACCAATAGCTTATTTTAGTGAGGCTTTGAAGGGATCGGCCTTAACTTTGTCAACCTATGAGAAAGAAATGTTGGCTATCGTCAAATCTATTCGCAAATGGTGGCCTTACTTTCTTGGGAAACCGTTTACGGTCCGCACTGATCaaaagagtctcaaatatttacTGGAGCAACGAATCACAACACCGGCTCAAACTCGATGGCTTCCGAAGATACTTGGTTATGATTATAAAATTGAATACAAAAAAGGAAGCGAAAATCAAGGTGTGGATTCTTTGTCACGTGTTGTTGAGTTTAATTTTTTATCCATCTCAATACCACATGCAGATTGGTGGTCGGATTTGCAAAAAGAAGTCAGAAAAGATCCTTTTTATGAGAAGCTGTTGGACACTCATTCACACCACCAGGTGACCCAACGTGATGGAGTGTGGTTCCACAAAGAGAAAATCTACTTAAGCCCCACTTCGACTTTGATCCAGCAAGTCATTGCCGACTGCCACTCCTCACCCACTGGAGGTCATTTTGGGTTTCATAAAACTCTCTCTCGCATTAAAGACAGCTTCTTTTGGCCTAAAATGCGACAAACGGTAAAGATATTTTTGCAGCAATGTGATATATGCCAACGATACAAAACCAATTGTATGAAACCCGCTGGATTACTCCAACCCTCCCTACTCGAATATGAACTGATATTTCGATGGACTTTATCGAAGGGTTACCACCATCTAATGGACACACTGTTGTTATGGTAGTTGTTGATCGATTATCGAAGTATGCCCACTTTGTAGCCTTGAAGCACCCATTTACTGCAGTCACCATTGCCAAGGCTTTTGTTGCGAATGTGGTTAGTCTTCATGGATTCCCTCATCCATTGTTAGCGACCGAGATAAGGTATTTATTAGCTCTTTCTGGCGATCACTTTTTCAGCTACAAGGAGCCAAGCTTTGCATGAGTTCCAGTTACCACCCACAATCGGATGGCCAAACCGAAGTTGTGAATCAAACCTTGGAACAATACTTGCGTTGTTTTGCAGGTGACCAACCAAGAAAATGGCTTGAATGGATCCCTTGGGCGGAGTTTAGCTATAATACCTCCATTCATTCCTCCACCAAAATGACACCTTTCGAAGCAGTTTATGGGACTCCACCTCCCAGCCTAATAACTTATGTTCCTGGCACCTCCCGCAACCAAGCTGTGGATGATTACCTCCACGATCGTGATAGCATGTGGCGAGAATTACGTCACAATCTTTTATTGGCCCAAAATCGAATGAAATGTCAAGCGGACCAAAAACGACGCGAGGTTACTTTTGATGTTGGAGATCATGTGTATTTAAAGCTTCAGCCCTATCGACAAACTTCTGTGGCATTTCGAGCTTCAATCAAACTTGCACCTCGTTTTTTCGGGCCATACCAGATAATTGAGAAGGTGGGTACAGTAGCATATAAATTGGCGCTTCCTTCGGGCTCTCAAATTCATAATGTGTTCCATGTTAGTTTGTTACGAAAACAATTGGGGCCTGTCACTCTTCCCTCACCTCAGCTTTCGCCCGTTGCCGATGATTCTACCATTCTTCCGCAGCCCGAGGCTATCCTAGACAGACGTGTGGTCCATAAAGGAAAGTATCGcccaaaatttgaaatattggtGAAATGGAAAGGAACCCCGAACGAAGATGCAACATGGGAAAACGAATGGCGCTTTGGCAAAACATATCCTCACTTTATCCTTGCGGACAAGGATTCTGAAGTGGGAGGGAAATGATACGGACATTAGACATGCAACCATTTCCATGTTTTAGCATTATTaatctctctctatatataaagaatctccCCAATTAGACAACATCTTTTAAATTGCTAAAATTGTcattatgtaatataaatattacaattttatttttatttgttttttttttgaaattttgatattttaaattttcatatttttctcaactaaacattgtaaataagataaattgataaaaaaaatttaaatttatttttatattattttataaatgttaaaaaataaatttaaatattatttaaaaaataatatttatatataacatacaatattaaatatattgtatgattttatacacacgcaacgcgtgtgcgattatgctagtaTTAATTATTTGTATTAGTTAATTTGATTTGATGAATAAGTCAAGATGGTTGTT comes from Henckelia pumila isolate YLH828 chromosome 4, ASM3356847v2, whole genome shotgun sequence and encodes:
- the LOC140866003 gene encoding hydroxyacylglutathione hydrolase cytoplasmic, with the translated sequence MKILPIPCLDDNYSYLIFDEITKQAAVVDPVEPPKILRVAQENGVDLKLVLTTHHHWDHAGGNDKIKQLVPDIKIYGGSTDNVQGCTNKVENGDKLSLGDDINILSLHTPCHTKGHISYFVTGKEGDDPAVFTGDTLFIAGCGKFFEGTAEQMYQSLCVTLGSLPKPTQVYCGHEYTVKNLQFALTVEPENAKISQKLKWAAQKRKEGLPTIPSSIEEEFETNPFMRVDLPEVQEKVGCTSPVDALREIRQRKDNWRG